One genomic region from Macaca mulatta isolate MMU2019108-1 chromosome 20, T2T-MMU8v2.0, whole genome shotgun sequence encodes:
- the PALB2 gene encoding partner and localizer of BRCA2 isoform X17, with protein MLSLKQLLSFLSITDFQLPDEDFGTLKLEKLKSCSEKPVEPFESNMFGERRLKEGNCIFPEELSPKRMDTEMEDLEEDLIVLPGKSHPKRPNPQSQHTKTGLSSSILLYTPLNTVALDDNDRPAADMCSPLFPILGTTPAFGPQGSYEKASTEVAGQTCRTPQLAHLKDSVCLASDSKQFDRSSSPAKPHTTLQVSGRQGQPTCDCDSALPGTPPPIESFTFKVNQLCGNTCQELHKHSIEQTETAELPASDSVNPGNLQLVSKLKNPSGSCSVDVSAMFWERAGCKEPCIITACEDVVSLWKALDAWQWEKLYTWHFTEVPVLQIVPVPDVYNLVCVALGNLEIREIRALLCSSDDESEKQVLLKSGNIKAVLGLTKRRLVSSSGTLSDQQVEVMTFAEDGGGKENQFLMPPEETILTFAEVQGMQEALLGTTVMNNIVIWNLKTGQLLKKMHIDDSYQASVCHKAYSEMGLLFIVLSHPCAKESESLQSPVFQLIVINPKTTLSVGVMLYCLPPGQAGRFLEGDVKDQCAAAILTSGTIAIWDLLLGQCTALLPPISDQHWSFVKWSGTDSHLLAGQKDGNIFVYHYS; from the exons ATGCTGAGCTTAAAGCAACTACTGTCTTTTCTCAGCATCACAGACTTTCAGTTACCTGATGAAGACTTTGGAACTCTTAAGCTTGAAAAACTGAAGTCTTGCTCAGAAAAACCAGTGGAGCCTTTTGAATCAAACATGTTTGGAGAGAGACGTCTTAAAGAGGGAAATTGTATTTTTCCAGAGGAACTGAGTCCTAAACGCATGGATACAGAAATGGAGGACTTAGAAGAGGACCTTATTGTTTTACCAGGAAAATCACATCCCAAAAGGCCAAACCCACAAAGCCAGCATACAAAGACAGGCCTTTCTTCATCCATATTACTTTATACTCCTTTAAATACAGTTGCGCTTGATGATAATGACAGGCCTGCTGCAGACATGTGTTCACCTCTTTTCCCCATCTTAGGTACTACTCCAGCCTTTGGCCCTCAAGGCTCCTATGAAAAAGCTTCCACAGAGGTCGCTGGACAAACTTGCCGCACACCCCAACTTGCTCATTTGAAAGACTCAGTCTGTCTTGCCAGTGATAGTAAACAATTCGACCGTTCAAGCAGTCCAGCAAAACCACATACCACCCTGCAGGTGTCAGGCAGGCAAGGACAACCTACCTGTGACTGTGACTCTGCCTTGCCAGGAACACCTCCACCCATTGAGTCATTCACTTTTAAAGTAAATCAGCTCTGTGGAAACACATGCCAGGAGTTGCATAAACATTCCATCGAACAG ACTGAAACAGCAGAGCTTCCTGCTTCTGATAGCGTAAACCCAGGCAACCTACAATTGGTTTCAAAGTTAAAG AATCCTTCAGGTTCCTGTTCCGTAGATGTGAGTGCCATGTTTTGGGAAAGAGCCGGTTGTAAAGAGCCATGTATCATAACTGCTTGCGAGGACGTAGTTTCTCTTTGGAAAGCTCTGGATGCTTGGCAGTGGGAAAAACTTTATACTTGGCACTTCACAGAG GTTCCAGTATTACAGATAGTTCCAGTGCCTGATGTGTATAATCTTGTGTGTGTAGCTTTGGGAAATTTGGAAATCAGAGAGATCAG GGCATTGCTTTGTTCCTCTGATGATGAAAGTGAAAAGCAAGTACTACTGAAGTCTGGAAATATAAAAGCTGTGCTTGGCCTGACAAAGAGGAGGCTAGTTAGTAGCAGTGGGACCCTTTCTGATCAACAAGTAGAAGTCATGACATTTGCAGAAGATGGAGG AGGCAAAGAAAACCAATTTTTGATGCCCCCTGAGGAGACTATATTAACTTTTGCCGAGGTCCAAGGGATGCAAGAAGCTCTCCTTGGTACTACTGTTATGAACAACATTGTTATTTG GAATTTAAAAACTGGTCAACTCTTGAAAAAGATGCACATTGATGATTCTTACCAAGCTTCAGTCTGTCACAAAGCCTATTCTGAAATG GGGCTTCTGTTTATTGTCCTGAGTCATCCCTGTGCCAAAGAGAGTGAGTCGTTGCAAAGCCCTGTGTTTCAGCTGATTGTGATTAACCCTAAGACGACTCTCAGTGTGGGTGTGATGCTGTACTGTCTTCCTCCAGGGCAGGCTGGCAG GTTCCTGGAAGGTGACGTGAAAGATCAATGTGCAGCAGCAATCTTGACTTCTGGAACAATTGCCATTTGGGACTTACTTCTCGGTCAGTGTACTGCCCTCCTCCCACCTATCTCTGACCAACATTGGTCTTTTGTGAAGTGGTCAGGTACAGACTCTCATTTGCTGGCTGGACAAAAAGATGGAAATATATTTGTATACCACTACTCATAA
- the PALB2 gene encoding partner and localizer of BRCA2 isoform X4 — translation MEEPPGKPLSCEEKEKLKEKLAFLKREYSKTLARLQRAQRAEKIKHSIKKTVEEQDYLSQQELSPQLNHSEPKNKICVYDKLHIKTHLDEETGERTSVTLDVGPESFNPGDGPGGLPIHGTDDTQEHFPHRVSDPDGEQKQKLPGRRKKQQKRTFISQERDCVFGTDSLRLSGKRLKEQEETSSKNPTRSPVTEIRTHLLSLKSELPDSPEPVTETNEDSIFIPPTAQPEKGVDTLLRRPDFTRATTVPLQTPTDSSSSQHLEHIPPKGSSELTTHCLKNIRFTSPVSLEAQGKKVTIPTDNLVVNKAVSKSGQLPTSSNLEADISCSLNELTHDNLPANENQNLEQNQTEKSLKSPGDALDGRNENLQENEILSQPKSLSLEATSLLAAEKHSCTMLEGLLFPAEYYVRTTRSMSNCQRKVALEAVIQSHLDVKKKGFKNKNKDASKNLNLSNEETDQSEIRMSDTCTGQPSSRTSQKLLSLTKVSSPAGPTEDNDLSRKAVAQAPSRRYRGKRKSACTPASDHCEPLLPACNPSVINRSKEEVTSHKYQNKKAVIRVKGKKSHQKEDSLSWSNSAYLSLDDDAFTASFHKDGMLSLKQLLSFLSITDFQLPDEDFGTLKLEKLKSCSEKPVEPFESNMFGERRLKEGNCIFPEELSPKRMDTEMEDLEEDLIVLPGKSHPKRPNPQSQHTKTGLSSSILLYTPLNTVALDDNDRPAADMCSPLFPILGTTPAFGPQGSYEKASTEVAGQTCRTPQLAHLKDSVCLASDSKQFDRSSSPAKPHTTLQVSGRQGQPTCDCDSALPGTPPPIESFTFKVNQLCGNTCQELHKHSIEQNPSGSCSVDVSAMFWERAGCKEPCIITACEDVVSLWKALDAWQWEKLYTWHFTEVPVLQIVPVPDVYNLVCVALGNLEIREIRALLCSSDDESEKQVLLKSGNIKAVLGLTKRRLVSSSGTLSDQQVEVMTFAEDGGGKENQFLMPPEETILTFAEVQGMQEALLGTTVMNNIVIWNLKTGQLLKKMHIDDSYQASVCHKAYSEMGLLFIVLSHPCAKESESLQSPVFQLIVINPKTTLSVGVMLYCLPPGQAGRFLEGDVKDQCAAAILTSGTIAIWDLLLGQCTALLPPISDQHWSFVKWSGTDSHLLAGQKDGNIFVYHYS, via the exons ATGGAAGAGCCTCCCGGGAAGCCCCTCAGCtgtgaggagaaggaaaag ttaaAGGAGAAATTAGCATTCTTGAAAAGGGAATACAGCAAGACACTAGCCCGCCTTCAG CGTGCCCAAAGAGCTGAAAAGATTAAGCATTCTATTAAGAAAACAGTAGAAGAACAAGATTATTTGTCCCAGCAGGAGCTCTCACCGCAGCTAAACCACTCAG aacctaaaaataaaatatgtgtttatgACAAGTTACACATCAAAACCCATCTTGATGAAGAAACTGGAGAAAGGACATCTGTCACACTTGATGTTGGGCCGGAGTCCTTTAACCCTGGAGATGGCCCAGGAGGATTACCTATACACGGAACAGATGACACCCAAGAACATTTTCCCCACAGGGTCAGTGACCCTGATGGTGAGCAAAAGCAGAAGCTgccagggagaagaaagaagcagcagaagaGAACATTTATTTCACAAGAGAGAGACTGTGTCTTTGGCACTGATTCACTCAGACTGTCTGGGAAAAGACTAAAGGAACAGGAAGAAACCAGTAGCAAAAATCCTACTAGATCACCAGTAACTGAAATAAGAACTCACCTTTTAAGTCTGAAGTCTGAACTTCCAGATTCTCCAGAACCAGTTACAGAAACTAATGAAGACAGTATATTCATTCCACCAACTGCCCAACCAGAAAAAGGTGTGGATACACTCCTAAGAAGACCTGATTTCACCAGGGCGACTACAGTTCCTTTACAGACTCCAACAGATAGCAGTAGTAGTCAGCATCTTGAACACATTCCTCCCAAAGGCAGCAGTGAACTTACTACTCACTGCCTAAAAAACATTAGATTTACTTCACCTGTAAGTTTGGAGGCGCAAGGCAAAAAAGTGACTATCCCTACAGATAACCTCGTTGTAAACAAAGCTGTAAGTAAAAGTGGCCAACTGCCCACAAGTTCTAATTTAGAGGCAGATATTTCATGTTCTCTAAATGAACTCACTCACGATAACTTGCCagcaaatgaaaatcaaaacttaGAACAAAATCAAACAGAGAAATCTTTAAAGTCTCCCGGTGACGCTCTTGATGGTAGAAATGAAAATCTTCAGGAAAACGAGATTCTAAGTCAACCTAAGAGTCTTAGCCTGGAAGCAACCTCTCTTCTTGCTGCAGAAAAACATTCTTGCACAATGCTTGAAGGCCTTCTGTTTCCTGCAGAATACTATGTTAGAACAACACGAAGCATGTCCAATTGCCAGAGAAAAGTAGCCCTGGAGGCTGTCATTCAGAGTCATTTGGATGTCAAGAAAAaagggtttaaaaataaaaataaggatgcAAGTAAAAATTTAAACCTTTCCAATGAGGAAACTGACCAAAGTGAAATTAGGATGTCTGACACATGCACAGGACAACCAAGTTCAAGaacttctcagaaacttctctcaTTAACTAAAGTCAGCTCTCCCGCTGGGCCCACTGAAGATAATGACTTGTCTAGGAAGGCAGTTGCCCAGGCACCTAGTAGAAGatacagaggaaaaagaaaatcagcctgCACCCCAGCATCAGATCATTGTGAACCACTTTTGCCAGCTTGCAACCCATCAGTTATTAACAGGTCCAAGGAGGAAGTCACCTCACATAAATATCAGAACAAAAAAGCAGTTATTCGAGTGAAAG ggaAGAAAAGTCATCAAAAAGAGGATTCCCTTTCTTGGAGTAACAGTGCTTATTTATCCTTGGATGATGATGCTTTCACGGCTTCATTTCATAAGGATGGAATGCTGAGCTTAAAGCAACTACTGTCTTTTCTCAGCATCACAGACTTTCAGTTACCTGATGAAGACTTTGGAACTCTTAAGCTTGAAAAACTGAAGTCTTGCTCAGAAAAACCAGTGGAGCCTTTTGAATCAAACATGTTTGGAGAGAGACGTCTTAAAGAGGGAAATTGTATTTTTCCAGAGGAACTGAGTCCTAAACGCATGGATACAGAAATGGAGGACTTAGAAGAGGACCTTATTGTTTTACCAGGAAAATCACATCCCAAAAGGCCAAACCCACAAAGCCAGCATACAAAGACAGGCCTTTCTTCATCCATATTACTTTATACTCCTTTAAATACAGTTGCGCTTGATGATAATGACAGGCCTGCTGCAGACATGTGTTCACCTCTTTTCCCCATCTTAGGTACTACTCCAGCCTTTGGCCCTCAAGGCTCCTATGAAAAAGCTTCCACAGAGGTCGCTGGACAAACTTGCCGCACACCCCAACTTGCTCATTTGAAAGACTCAGTCTGTCTTGCCAGTGATAGTAAACAATTCGACCGTTCAAGCAGTCCAGCAAAACCACATACCACCCTGCAGGTGTCAGGCAGGCAAGGACAACCTACCTGTGACTGTGACTCTGCCTTGCCAGGAACACCTCCACCCATTGAGTCATTCACTTTTAAAGTAAATCAGCTCTGTGGAAACACATGCCAGGAGTTGCATAAACATTCCATCGAACAG AATCCTTCAGGTTCCTGTTCCGTAGATGTGAGTGCCATGTTTTGGGAAAGAGCCGGTTGTAAAGAGCCATGTATCATAACTGCTTGCGAGGACGTAGTTTCTCTTTGGAAAGCTCTGGATGCTTGGCAGTGGGAAAAACTTTATACTTGGCACTTCACAGAG GTTCCAGTATTACAGATAGTTCCAGTGCCTGATGTGTATAATCTTGTGTGTGTAGCTTTGGGAAATTTGGAAATCAGAGAGATCAG GGCATTGCTTTGTTCCTCTGATGATGAAAGTGAAAAGCAAGTACTACTGAAGTCTGGAAATATAAAAGCTGTGCTTGGCCTGACAAAGAGGAGGCTAGTTAGTAGCAGTGGGACCCTTTCTGATCAACAAGTAGAAGTCATGACATTTGCAGAAGATGGAGG AGGCAAAGAAAACCAATTTTTGATGCCCCCTGAGGAGACTATATTAACTTTTGCCGAGGTCCAAGGGATGCAAGAAGCTCTCCTTGGTACTACTGTTATGAACAACATTGTTATTTG GAATTTAAAAACTGGTCAACTCTTGAAAAAGATGCACATTGATGATTCTTACCAAGCTTCAGTCTGTCACAAAGCCTATTCTGAAATG GGGCTTCTGTTTATTGTCCTGAGTCATCCCTGTGCCAAAGAGAGTGAGTCGTTGCAAAGCCCTGTGTTTCAGCTGATTGTGATTAACCCTAAGACGACTCTCAGTGTGGGTGTGATGCTGTACTGTCTTCCTCCAGGGCAGGCTGGCAG GTTCCTGGAAGGTGACGTGAAAGATCAATGTGCAGCAGCAATCTTGACTTCTGGAACAATTGCCATTTGGGACTTACTTCTCGGTCAGTGTACTGCCCTCCTCCCACCTATCTCTGACCAACATTGGTCTTTTGTGAAGTGGTCAGGTACAGACTCTCATTTGCTGGCTGGACAAAAAGATGGAAATATATTTGTATACCACTACTCATAA
- the PALB2 gene encoding partner and localizer of BRCA2 isoform X6, whose protein sequence is MEEPPGKPLSCEEKEKLKEKLAFLKREYSKTLARLQRAQRAEKIKHSIKKTVEEQDYLSQQELSPQLNHSEPKNKICVYDKLHIKTHLDEETGERTSVTLDVGPESFNPGDGPGGLPIHGTDDTQEHFPHRVSDPDGEQKQKLPGRRKKQQKRTFISQERDCVFGTDSLRLSGKRLKEQEETSSKNPTRSPVTEIRTHLLSLKSELPDSPEPVTETNEDSIFIPPTAQPEKGVDTLLRRPDFTRATTVPLQTPTDSSSSQHLEHIPPKGSSELTTHCLKNIRFTSPVSLEAQGKKVTIPTDNLVVNKAVSKSGQLPTSSNLEADISCSLNELTHDNLPANENQNLEQNQTEKSLKSPGDALDGRNENLQENEILSQPKSLSLEATSLLAAEKHSCTMLEGLLFPAEYYVRTTRSMSNCQRKVALEAVIQSHLDVKKKGFKNKNKDASKNLNLSNEETDQSEIRMSDTCTGQPSSRTSQKLLSLTKVSSPAGPTEDNDLSRKAVAQAPSRRYRGKRKSACTPASDHCEPLLPACNPSVINRSKEEVTSHKYQNKKAVIRVKGKKSHQKEDSLSWSNSAYLSLDDDAFTASFHKDGMLSLKQLLSFLSITDFQLPDEDFGTLKLEKLKSCSEKPVEPFESNMFGERRLKEGNCIFPEELSPKRMDTEMEDLEEDLIVLPGKSHPKRPNPQSQHTKTGLSSSILLYTPLNTVALDDNDRPAADMCSPLFPILGTTPAFGPQGSYEKASTEVAGQTCRTPQLAHLKDSVCLASDSKQFDRSSSPAKPHTTLQVSGRQGQPTCDCDSALPGTPPPIESFTFKVNQLCGNTCQELHKHSIEQTETAELPASDSVNPGNLQLVSKLKVPVLQIVPVPDVYNLVCVALGNLEIREIRALLCSSDDESEKQVLLKSGNIKAVLGLTKRRLVSSSGTLSDQQVEVMTFAEDGGGKENQFLMPPEETILTFAEVQGMQEALLGTTVMNNIVIWNLKTGQLLKKMHIDDSYQASVCHKAYSEMGLLFIVLSHPCAKESESLQSPVFQLIVINPKTTLSVGVMLYCLPPGQAGRFLEGDVKDQCAAAILTSGTIAIWDLLLGQCTALLPPISDQHWSFVKWSGTDSHLLAGQKDGNIFVYHYS, encoded by the exons ATGGAAGAGCCTCCCGGGAAGCCCCTCAGCtgtgaggagaaggaaaag ttaaAGGAGAAATTAGCATTCTTGAAAAGGGAATACAGCAAGACACTAGCCCGCCTTCAG CGTGCCCAAAGAGCTGAAAAGATTAAGCATTCTATTAAGAAAACAGTAGAAGAACAAGATTATTTGTCCCAGCAGGAGCTCTCACCGCAGCTAAACCACTCAG aacctaaaaataaaatatgtgtttatgACAAGTTACACATCAAAACCCATCTTGATGAAGAAACTGGAGAAAGGACATCTGTCACACTTGATGTTGGGCCGGAGTCCTTTAACCCTGGAGATGGCCCAGGAGGATTACCTATACACGGAACAGATGACACCCAAGAACATTTTCCCCACAGGGTCAGTGACCCTGATGGTGAGCAAAAGCAGAAGCTgccagggagaagaaagaagcagcagaagaGAACATTTATTTCACAAGAGAGAGACTGTGTCTTTGGCACTGATTCACTCAGACTGTCTGGGAAAAGACTAAAGGAACAGGAAGAAACCAGTAGCAAAAATCCTACTAGATCACCAGTAACTGAAATAAGAACTCACCTTTTAAGTCTGAAGTCTGAACTTCCAGATTCTCCAGAACCAGTTACAGAAACTAATGAAGACAGTATATTCATTCCACCAACTGCCCAACCAGAAAAAGGTGTGGATACACTCCTAAGAAGACCTGATTTCACCAGGGCGACTACAGTTCCTTTACAGACTCCAACAGATAGCAGTAGTAGTCAGCATCTTGAACACATTCCTCCCAAAGGCAGCAGTGAACTTACTACTCACTGCCTAAAAAACATTAGATTTACTTCACCTGTAAGTTTGGAGGCGCAAGGCAAAAAAGTGACTATCCCTACAGATAACCTCGTTGTAAACAAAGCTGTAAGTAAAAGTGGCCAACTGCCCACAAGTTCTAATTTAGAGGCAGATATTTCATGTTCTCTAAATGAACTCACTCACGATAACTTGCCagcaaatgaaaatcaaaacttaGAACAAAATCAAACAGAGAAATCTTTAAAGTCTCCCGGTGACGCTCTTGATGGTAGAAATGAAAATCTTCAGGAAAACGAGATTCTAAGTCAACCTAAGAGTCTTAGCCTGGAAGCAACCTCTCTTCTTGCTGCAGAAAAACATTCTTGCACAATGCTTGAAGGCCTTCTGTTTCCTGCAGAATACTATGTTAGAACAACACGAAGCATGTCCAATTGCCAGAGAAAAGTAGCCCTGGAGGCTGTCATTCAGAGTCATTTGGATGTCAAGAAAAaagggtttaaaaataaaaataaggatgcAAGTAAAAATTTAAACCTTTCCAATGAGGAAACTGACCAAAGTGAAATTAGGATGTCTGACACATGCACAGGACAACCAAGTTCAAGaacttctcagaaacttctctcaTTAACTAAAGTCAGCTCTCCCGCTGGGCCCACTGAAGATAATGACTTGTCTAGGAAGGCAGTTGCCCAGGCACCTAGTAGAAGatacagaggaaaaagaaaatcagcctgCACCCCAGCATCAGATCATTGTGAACCACTTTTGCCAGCTTGCAACCCATCAGTTATTAACAGGTCCAAGGAGGAAGTCACCTCACATAAATATCAGAACAAAAAAGCAGTTATTCGAGTGAAAG ggaAGAAAAGTCATCAAAAAGAGGATTCCCTTTCTTGGAGTAACAGTGCTTATTTATCCTTGGATGATGATGCTTTCACGGCTTCATTTCATAAGGATGGAATGCTGAGCTTAAAGCAACTACTGTCTTTTCTCAGCATCACAGACTTTCAGTTACCTGATGAAGACTTTGGAACTCTTAAGCTTGAAAAACTGAAGTCTTGCTCAGAAAAACCAGTGGAGCCTTTTGAATCAAACATGTTTGGAGAGAGACGTCTTAAAGAGGGAAATTGTATTTTTCCAGAGGAACTGAGTCCTAAACGCATGGATACAGAAATGGAGGACTTAGAAGAGGACCTTATTGTTTTACCAGGAAAATCACATCCCAAAAGGCCAAACCCACAAAGCCAGCATACAAAGACAGGCCTTTCTTCATCCATATTACTTTATACTCCTTTAAATACAGTTGCGCTTGATGATAATGACAGGCCTGCTGCAGACATGTGTTCACCTCTTTTCCCCATCTTAGGTACTACTCCAGCCTTTGGCCCTCAAGGCTCCTATGAAAAAGCTTCCACAGAGGTCGCTGGACAAACTTGCCGCACACCCCAACTTGCTCATTTGAAAGACTCAGTCTGTCTTGCCAGTGATAGTAAACAATTCGACCGTTCAAGCAGTCCAGCAAAACCACATACCACCCTGCAGGTGTCAGGCAGGCAAGGACAACCTACCTGTGACTGTGACTCTGCCTTGCCAGGAACACCTCCACCCATTGAGTCATTCACTTTTAAAGTAAATCAGCTCTGTGGAAACACATGCCAGGAGTTGCATAAACATTCCATCGAACAG ACTGAAACAGCAGAGCTTCCTGCTTCTGATAGCGTAAACCCAGGCAACCTACAATTGGTTTCAAAGTTAAAG GTTCCAGTATTACAGATAGTTCCAGTGCCTGATGTGTATAATCTTGTGTGTGTAGCTTTGGGAAATTTGGAAATCAGAGAGATCAG GGCATTGCTTTGTTCCTCTGATGATGAAAGTGAAAAGCAAGTACTACTGAAGTCTGGAAATATAAAAGCTGTGCTTGGCCTGACAAAGAGGAGGCTAGTTAGTAGCAGTGGGACCCTTTCTGATCAACAAGTAGAAGTCATGACATTTGCAGAAGATGGAGG AGGCAAAGAAAACCAATTTTTGATGCCCCCTGAGGAGACTATATTAACTTTTGCCGAGGTCCAAGGGATGCAAGAAGCTCTCCTTGGTACTACTGTTATGAACAACATTGTTATTTG GAATTTAAAAACTGGTCAACTCTTGAAAAAGATGCACATTGATGATTCTTACCAAGCTTCAGTCTGTCACAAAGCCTATTCTGAAATG GGGCTTCTGTTTATTGTCCTGAGTCATCCCTGTGCCAAAGAGAGTGAGTCGTTGCAAAGCCCTGTGTTTCAGCTGATTGTGATTAACCCTAAGACGACTCTCAGTGTGGGTGTGATGCTGTACTGTCTTCCTCCAGGGCAGGCTGGCAG GTTCCTGGAAGGTGACGTGAAAGATCAATGTGCAGCAGCAATCTTGACTTCTGGAACAATTGCCATTTGGGACTTACTTCTCGGTCAGTGTACTGCCCTCCTCCCACCTATCTCTGACCAACATTGGTCTTTTGTGAAGTGGTCAGGTACAGACTCTCATTTGCTGGCTGGACAAAAAGATGGAAATATATTTGTATACCACTACTCATAA